In the genome of Streptomyces sp. SAI-127, the window GGATCTTCCGACCGTCGACGTCCACACCCGACATCCGGGTCTGCGCGGTGAACGCGATCCACTCGGCGCCGGTCAACTCGCCCTGGTGGCGCTCGCGCAGCCCGTACTTCTCCTTCGCCAGTACGACGACGGAGCGGCCCTCGGGCGTCTCGTCGGCCAGCGACGACAGCTGAGCGGCGTCGGCCAGTCCGGCCTCCGTCGTCCCGCTCACCGGAACGAACTCGGACGCCTGACGGTTGCCGAGCGTGATGGTGCCGGTCTTGTCGAGCAGCAGCGTCGACACGTCACCCGCGGCCTCGACCGCACGCCCGGACATGGCCAGCACGTTGCGCTGCACCAGCCGGTCCATGCCTGCGATGCCGATCGCGGAGAGCAGCGCGCCGATGGTGGTCGGGATGAGGCAGACCAGCAGGGCCACCAGCACGACCATCGTGAGGTGGGTGCCCGCGTAGTCCGCGAACGGCGGCAGGGTCGCCACCGCCAGCAGGAAGACGATGGTCAGCGAGGCGAGCAGGATGTTCAGCGCGATCTCGTTCGGCGTCTTCTGCCGGGCCGCGCCCTCGACGAGGTTGATCATCCGGTCGATGAAGGTCTCGCCCGGCTTCGTCGTGATCTTGATGACGATCCGGTCGGACAGCACCTTCGTGCCACCGGTCACCGCGGACCGGTCGCCGCCGGACTCCCGGATGACGGGCGCCGATTCACCGGTGATCGCCGACTCGTCCACGGAGGCCACACCCTCGACGACGTCACCGTCGCCGGGGATGACGTCGCCCGCCTCGCAGACGACCAGGTCACCGATCCGCAGCTCGGTGCCGGGCACCTGCTCCTCGGACTCCCCCACGAGCCGCCGGGCCACGGTGTCGGTCTTGGCCTTGCGCAGGGTGTCGGCCTGCGCTTTGCCGCGGCCCTCGGCGACCGCCTCCGCCAGGTTGGCGAAGATGACGGTGAGCCACAGCCAGGCGCTGATGGTCCAGCCGAACCAGTCACCCGGGTCCTTGAAGGAGAAGACGGTGGTCAGTACCGAGCCGATCCACACCACGAACATCACGGGCGACTTGACCATCACCCGGGGGTCGAGCTTGCGGCAGGCGTCCGGCAGCGACTTCAGCAGCTGCTTGGGATCGAAGAGGCCCGCGCCGACACGGCCCTCGGGGGACTTGTGCCCGGTGGGTACATCGCTGTGCGGCGCCCGGGCCGGAGTGGCTGTGGACATCGCGTCCTCTTGGTTCGTTACGTCGGTGGTCATGACGCCAGCCCCTCGGCCAGCGGCCCCAGCGCGAGGGCCGGGAAGTAGGTCAGACCGGTGATGATCAGGATCGCGCCCACCAGCAGGCCGGTGAACAGCGGCTTCTCGGTGCGCAGGGTGCCTGCGGTGGCGGGCACCGGCTTCTGCTCGGCGAGCGAGCCCGCCAGCGCCAGCACGAACACCATCGGCAGGAAACGGCCCAGCACCATGGCCAGCCCCAGGGTGGTGTTGAACCACTGGGTGTCGGCGTTCAGACCGGCGAAGGCCGAACCGTTGTTGTTGGCGGCGGACGTGTAGGCGTACAGGATCTCGGAGAATCCGTGCGCGCCGCTGTTGGTCATCGAGTGGCCCGGGGTGGGCAGGGCCACCGCGGCGGCGGTGAAGATGAGCACCAGCGCCGGGGTGATGAGGATGTAGCAGGCCGCGAACTTGATCTCGCGGGTGCCGATCTTCTTGCCCAGGTACTCGGGCGTGCGGCCGACCATCAGCCCGGCGATGAACACCGCGATGATCGCCATGACCAGCATGCCGTAGAGACCCGAACCGGTACCGCCGGGCGCGATCTCGCCCAACTGCATGCCCAGCATGGTGATCCCGCCGCCCAGACCGGTGAACGACGAGTGGAACGAGTCCACCGCGCCGGTCGATGTGAGCGTGGTCGAGACCGCGAAGATCGACGAGGCACCGACCCCGAAGCGGGTCTCCTTGCCCTCCATCGCCCCGCCCGCGATCTGCAGTGCCGGGCCGTGGTGCGCGAACTCGGTCCACATCATCAGCGCGATGAAGCCGACCCAGATGGTGGCCATGGTGGCGAGGATCGCGTAACCCTGCCTGATGGAGCCGACCATGATGCCGAAGGTGCGGGTCAGCGCGAACGGGATGACCAGCAGCAGGAAGATCTCGAAGAGGTTGGTGAAGGGGGTGGGGTTCTCGAAGGGGTGGGCGGAGTTGGCGTTGAAGTAGCCGCCGCCGTTGGTGCCGACCTCCTTGATGGCCTCCTGCGAGGCGACCGCGCCGCCGTTCCACTGCTGGTTGCCGCCCATGAACTGGCCGACCTCGTGGATGCCGGAGAAGTTCTGGATGGCACCGCAGGCGACCAGGACGATCGCGGCGACGACGGAGAGCGGCAGCAGGATGCGGGTCACACCGCGCACCAGGTCCGACCAGAAGTTGCCCAGCTCACCGGTGCGGGAGCGGGCGAATCCGCGCACCAGCGCCACCGCGACGGCGATACCGACCGCGGCCGACACGAAGTTCTGCACGGCGAGGCCGGCCGTCTGCACGACGTGGCCCATGGCCTGCTCGCCGTAATACGACTGCCAGTTGGTGTTCGTGACGAAGGAGACGGCGGTGTTGAACGCCTGGTCCGGGTCGATCGACTTGAAGCCGAGCGAGCCGGGCAGGTGGCCCTGGAGCCGCTGGAGCAGGTAGAGGAAGACGACGCTCACGGCCGAGAAGGCGAGGACGCCGCGCAGGTAGGCCGGCCAGCGCATCTCGGTGTTCGGATTGGCACCGATGCCCTTGTAGATCCACTTCTCGACGCGCCAGTGCTTGTCGGAGGAGTAGACCTTGGCCATGTAGTTGCCGAGGGGGACGTAGGCGAGAGCCAGCGCCGCTATGAGCGCGAGCAGCTGGAGCACGCCGGCGAGTACGGGACCCATGCTGTGTCTCAGAACCTCTCGGGGAAGATCAGCGCGAGGACGAGATAGCCCAGCAGGGCGACGGCCACGACCAGGCCGACGACGTTCTCGACGGTCACAGCTTCGTCACCCCCTTGGCGACGAGGGCCACCAGCGCGAAGACCGCGACTGTGGTGACGACGAAGGCCAGATCGGCCATCGCGAACTCCTGGAGTGAGGTTCGGGTGGAACGGACGATTAGAGGTAACCGCTTCTGTGGCCGGATTCGGCCGCCGTTGACGCCTCTCTTACGGCGGCCCGGGCACCTTTGACGGGACTCTTACGGCGCGGGAGGCGAGGGTCACAGCAGCCGGAAGCGCAGTCGGCAGATGACCGCGTCGGTCTCCCTGCGCACGGCGTGGGCGACGACTGCGCCGCGCTGGTTCTGCAGCAGCCGCTGCCACAGCCGCTCCGGCTCGGTCTCCGGGATCAGCACGGTGACCTGGGTGGCGGGTTCCGCCGCGGCGACCTCGCGCACGTACGCGGCGATGGGACGGCCCAGGCTGCGGCTTTCGCAGGTCAGCCGGACCAACGGCACCCCGGGGTCCCACTGGGCCCAGGAGCGCTCCAGCGCGTGCAGCTGGGCTCTGTCCTCCGGGTCGGGGTAGCAGACGGTGACCGCGCGCACCTCGTCGCCCAGGGAGGCCGCCGCGGTCAGCGCCTCGGACGTCAGGCGGGAGAGAGAGGACACGGGGACGATCACCAGCGAGCGCTCGCGATGAGGGGTCTCGGGGATGCTGCCCAGGCCCAGGCGCTCCCCGATACGGGCATAGGCGCGGTGCACGGCGACGAAGGCCGCCACCAGCAGCGGCAGGGTCACCGCCACCAGCCAGGCCCCCTCCTCGAACTTGCTCGCCGTGACGACGACGGTGGAGACGCCGGTCAGCAGCGCGCCAAAGCCGTTCAGCAGGGCCTTGCCCCGCCAGCCCCGCCCTCGCTCCTGCCGCCAGTGCCGCACCATGCCGACCTGGGCGATGGTGAAGCCAACGAACACGCCGATCGCGAACAGCGGCACCAGGGTGTTGGTATCGCCGCCGGAGAACACCAGCAGTGCTGCCGAGACCACGGCCAGGGCGAGCACACCGTGACGGTGGACCTGACGGTCGGCCCTCAGGGCGAACACGTGCGGCAGGTAGTTGTCGCGCGCCAGCAGCTTCAGCAGCACCGGCAGCCCGCCGAACGACGTGTTCGCGGACAGGGCCAGCAGGATCACCGTGGCGAACTGAAGGAGGTAGAAGGCCCAGTTGTGGCCGAGGGAGGCGTCCGCGAGCTGGGCGAGGACGGTGACGCCCTCGACCGGCTGAAGGTGGAAGCGGGAAATCAGCACCGACAGCCCGATCAGCATCAGACCGAGGACGGCACCGAGCGCGACCTCCGCGTGCTGGGCGCGCTTGGCGCGCGGGACGCGGAAGGAGGGGACGGCATTGGCGATGGCCTCGACGCCCGTCAGGGCACTGCACCCGGAGGCGAAAGCTTTCAGCAGGAGCAGGGCGCCCACGGTGGTGGCGTTGTGGGCCAGCACCGAGGCGTGCCCGTCCGCCGTGGCCGTACTGACGGGGGCGGACCGGAACAGCCCAACGCCGATCAGCACGAAGATCGACCCCACGAACACCACGGTCGGCACGATGAACACCTTCGCCGACTCGACGATGCCCCGCAGGTTGACCGCCGTGATCAGCGCCAGCACGGCCAGGCACAGCCACAGCCGGTCGCCGTACAGGGCCGGGAAGGCCGAGGTCAGCGCGGCCACCCCGGCCGTGACGGCGACAGCGACGTTCAGGACGTAGTCCAGGACCAGCGAGGCGGCCGCGACCAGGCTCGTGCGTGCGCCCAGATGGGTCTTCGCCACGGCGTACGACCCGCCACCGTCGGGGAAGGCGGCTATCACCTGCCGGTACGAGGCGACCAGCACCGCCAGCAGACCCGCGATCGCCAGGGTCACCGGGAGGGTGAACCCGAGGCCGTGGGCGCCGGCTGCGGCCAGCACGAGGACGATCGCCTCGGGGCCGTAGGCCACGGACGCCATCGCGTCGAGGGAGAGTGCGGCAAGACCTGTGACGGCGGTCAGCCGGTGGCGCTCGCCGGTATCGGGCGGCTCCTCGTCGGCGGGGGTCGCGCCCGGCTCGACAGTCAGGACGGACATGAGTGCGTGCTCCTTCTTCCCTTGGCCGCGCACGAGGGCTGTGGTGTGCGCGGTGCACTCAGGGTGTGTCCGTTTCCGGCTGGGACCGACTGCTCCTTGCGAGTTCTTCGCGCCGAACGGGCCGACTTTGACGGGTCCTTGACGGTGATGTGGCCCAGGTGACAGAGCCGTGAGAACAAGGCCGTCAGAGTGGCGTCAAAAGGGAGGCGATCCGGCCATGCGGATACCTACGGTCGGCGCATGGCACCCCGCAACGGCGCGCGCGGCCCCGCGGACGCGGCGCACGACCTCCTCTGGGCGCGGGACGTGCGGGACTCGGTGCGCTGCGCCGGCGTGCTGCTCGCCCTGACCCTCCTCCTCGACTGGGGAACGGACCGGCTGTCGCTCTGGCGCGGCGCCCTGTGGGTCGCCTCGGCGCTGCTCCTCTTCCTCGTGCTGTGTCCCGCCCGCGTCCGGGCCGGTGAGGATTGGTTGTCGGTGCGCCGGCTGCTGCGCGAGCGGCGGGTCCGTACGGATCTGCTGGTGTCCATCCGCTGCCTTGACGGCGTCTCCCAACGGCTCGTGCTGCGGGACGCGTTCGGCGGCCGGGTGGAGATCGACCCCGAAGTCCTGGTGACGAACCCGCCGTTGTGGTTTCGTCTGGAGGCCGGCGCCAGAAAGGCGGCGGCCGGTGGCACGCTACTGTGCGGAGCGTCCGCCTTGCGCCGCCTCTCCCTGCGCGTCGACCGCGAGGCCGCCCAGGCCGTCTTCAAGGTTTCCGGGCTGGAGTGACGCCCTCGGAGACAGCCTTTTCTGGAGTCGTCCCTTCACGCACCACCTACGTTGCGCGCACCACGCGGGTGGTGCGGGCCGGTCGGGGAGGGCACCGACTCCGTCTGCTCGGCGAAGGGCAGCGACACGACCATGGTCAGGCCGCCGCCGGGGGTGTCCTCGGGGGTGAGGGTCCCGTTCATCGCCTCGGTCAGGCCCCGGGCGAGGGCGAGTCCGAGGCCGAGTCCGGTGGTGTTGTCTGTGTCGCCGAGCCGTTGGAAGGGCTCGAAGAGGCGGTCGCGGCCGGTCGGCGGGAGGCCAGGGCCGCGGTCCACGACCCGCAGTTCGACCCGGCCCGCGAGGGCGCTGGCGGTGACCAGCACCTTCTGCCCAGGTGGATTGTGGCGGGCAGCGTTACCGACGAGGTTGGCGACGACGCGCTCCAGCAGCGGCGGATCAGCCAGCACGGCCGGGACCTCCTCCATGTCCCGCACCTCGGCCCCCGGCACGTCCGCCAGCGCCATCGGGAGCACCTCCTCCAGGGTCGTGGCCCGCAGATTCAGTGTGAGGACCCCCGCTTCCAGGCGGCTGAGGTCGAGGAGGTTCTCCACGAGGCGGTTCAGCTTGGCCATGGACTCGTCGGCCGTGGCCAGGAGTTCGTCGCGGTCCTCCGGCGAGAACTCCACATCACGGCTGCGCAGCGAGGTCACGGCCGCCCAGCCGGCGGCGAGCGGAGTGCGCAGGTCGTGTCCGACGGCCCGCAGCAGCGCCGTACGCATCCGGTCGGCGGCCCTGACGGGCTCCACCTCTGCCGCCGCCTCCGCCAGCCGGGCCCGCTCGACGGCCGACCCCACGTGCGCGGCGAACGCGGCCAGCACCCGCCGCTCGGAGGACGACAGGGTGCGTCCACGCAGCGCCAGCCACGCCTCCGGCCCCGCGGGCACCACCGTGATGTCCTCGGCATCGGGCGGCTCATCGACGAGTTCCGCCGTCTCCATGCCGAAGGTCTCCCGGGTGCGTTCCAGCAGTGCCGGGATCGTCGCTCCGCCCCGCACGATGCTGCCGGCCAGTGACGACATGGTCTCGGCCTCGGCCGTGGCCCGGGCCGAGCGGCGGGACAGACGCAGCGAGCGGTCGACGACGGCGGCCACGGTGACGGCCACCGTCGCGAACACCCCGAGCGCGAGAAGCGCGTTGGGGTCCTCGAGCGTGAACGAGCCGATGGGTGGGATGAACCAGTAGTTCAGCAGCAGGGACGCCGTCACCGACGCGATCAGCGCCGACAGGACCCCGCCTATGCAGGCCACGCCGACCACCGTGAGCAAGAACAGCAGCGCCTCGCTGGTCAGGTTGACCGTCCCGCGTACCTGGGTGAGGACGACCGTGAGCAGCACCGGCAGCACCAGACCGGCCACCGGCCCCGCGATCTGCCGGGCCGTGGACAGGGTGCGGCGCCGGGACGGCAGCAGGGTGCCACGGCCGGCGCGCTCGTGGGTGACGCGGTGGACGTCGATGTCGCCCGACAGAGCGGTCACGGTCTCTCCCGTGCCCGGCCCCGTCAGGAACCGCTCCAGGCGGCCCCGGCGGCTCGTGCCGAGGACCAGCTGGGTGGCGTTCTCGGCCCGGGCGAAGTCCACCAGCGCGGAGGCTATGTCGTCGCCGACGACGGAGTGGTAGCTGCCGCCGAGGTCCTCCACCAGTTGGCGCTGACGGGTCAGTGACGCGTGCGAGACCCCGGCGGCGAGTCCGTCGCTGCGGGCCACGTGCACGGCGAGCAGATCGCCGCCGGCCGACCGGGCGGCGATCCGGGCGGCCCGCCGGACCAGCGTGTCGCCCTCCGGCCCGCCGGTCAGCGCGACGACGACCCGCTCCCGTGTCTCCCACACGCCGCCGATGCCGTGTTGCGAGCGATAGTCCTGGAGGGCCTCGTCGACCCGGTCGGCCACCCACAGCAGCGCGAGCTGGCGCAGTGCGGTGAGGTTTCCGGGCCGGAAGTAGTTGGCGAGAGCCGCGTCGACCTTGTCGGGGGCGTAGATGTTGCCGTGCGCCATGCGGCGGCGCAGTCCGTCGGGCGGCATGTCCACCAGCTCCACCTGGTGGGCGCGCCGGACGATGTCGTCGGGCACCGTCTGGTGCTGCGGCACGTGCGTGATCTTCTCGACCACGTCGTTGAGGGACTCCAGGTGCTGGATGTTCAGCGCCGTGACGACGTCGATGCCGGCGGCGAGCAAGGCCTCGATGTCCTGCCAGCGCTTGGGATTGCGGCCGTTCCCGGGGACGTTGCTGTGGGCGAACTCGTCGACGATCGCCACTTGCGGGTGGCGCGCGAGGACCGCGGCGAGGTCCATCTCCTCGAACTGCCCGCCACGGTACGAACATCGGGTTCGCGGGATGACCTCCAGGCCGTCGAGCATCTCTTCCGTGCGGGACCGGCCGTGGCATTCGGCGAAGCCGACCACCACATCCGCGCCGCGGGCGGCACGGCGCCGCCCCTCGTCGAGCATCCGGTAGGTCTTGCCCACCCCCGGGGCCGCCCCGAGGTAGACCTTCAGTCGTCCGGGCCGTACGTCACTCATCGCCGCCGACGCGCTCCGCTCACTGGCTCAACTCCCACGGGAGACGGGTTGCTTCCCCCTACCGATCCCTACCGAAGCGCTTTCGAGGGCCGGCCGGTGCGGGTGTTAGCGCGTTCTTGGCGCCGATCACGGCGACCTTGACACTGTCTTGACATCCCTTGGCCGGATAGGGTGAACGCGGTGTGCCGGGAAGTCTGGTCGGCGGGGAGTCAGAGTGGCTCCTTCGTAGTCCCAGGGGGACGGCATGCGCGGCGTCGGCACGGTTCTGGCTCTGGTCATCCTGGCCACCGTCGTGGCGACCTTCGCCCGCCGTTGGCGCATTCCCGCGCCCTCCCTGCTCGTCGTCGCCGGCCTGACTGTCGCCATGCTGCCGGGCACCCCGGACATCGAGATCAGCCCGGAAATCATCGGCCTCGTCGTACTGCCACCACTGCTGTACGCCAGTGCGGAGGAACTGTCCTGGCGTGAGCTGCGCGCGGTGTGGAAGCCGGTCGGGATCCTCGCGATCGGACTGGTGCTGGCCTCCGCGGCGGCCGTCGGCTGGGTCGCGTCGCTGGTCACTCCCCTGTCGTGGCAGATGGCTTTCGTGCTCGGCGCGATCCTGGCCAGCACCGACCCGGTCGCGGTCACGGCCCTGGGCCGACGGCTCGCGCTGCCGCCGAAGGTCCAGATGCTCGTGCAGGCGGAGAGCTTGTTCAACGACGCGACCTCGCTCGTCCTGTACCGCGTCGCGGTGAGCGTCGCCGTGGCCACCGCGGCGGTCGGCTGGGGCTCGGCAGGCAGTGAGTTCGTGGTGCTCGCGGGCGGCGGCACGCTCATCGGCGCCGCGGTCGCCGGGGTGGTCGCGCTGATCCGACGGCGCACCGAGGACCCGGTGCTGGAGACGGTGATCGCCCTGGTCACGCCGTACGCCGCCTATGTCCTCGCGGAGGCGGCACACACCTCCGGGGTCACGTCCGTGGTGGTCGCGGGCGTGGTCCTCGGCGGCCGCGGCGACCGGCTGACCAACGCCCGCATCCGGCTCCAACTGCACGCTGTCTACGGCACCGTGGTGTTCCTCTTGGAGAGCGTGGTGTTCTCCCTCATCGGCCTGGCCCTGCCCGCACAGGTGCAGGCACTGGACGACGGCGACCGGGCCTGGCCGCTGTACGCCCTCGCAGTGGCAGGCACGCTGATCGCGGTACGGCTGCTGTGGCTGGCGCCCCTGTCGGCCGTGGTGCAGCGCAAGGGCGGCATCCAGCGGATGAACTGGCGGGTGCCGCTCGTCCTGACCTGGGCGGGCACCCGGGGAGTCGTCCCCCTGGCCGCAGCCCTCTCCATCCCCGAGACCACGAAAGCGGGTGCGGCACTGGCGGACCGTCCCCTGGTCCTCGTCCTGACCACCTCGGTCGTGGTCGTCACCCTCGTCGTCCAGGGCTTCACCCTCGCCCCGGTGGTGCGCCGCTCCGGCATCGCCCTGGAGCCCGACCACACCGAGCGCGAGGAAGCATCAGCCCGCTGCCACCTGGCCGACGCCGGCATCCGCCGCCTCGACGAGCTCTCCGACCTCGAAGCCGTACCGGACGTCGTCGTCGAACGCCTCCGCCGGGGCCTCACCGCCCGCCTCGACGACGCCCGCGACCGCCTCGCCGAAGACAACACGAACGCGGCTCCGGCCGGGTCCGCCGACCTTGTCTACCGCCGGCTGCGCCGCGACCTGATCGCCGTGGAAGCCCTGGAACTGCAACGCCTCTACGACGACCACGCCATCAGCGACACAACGCGGAGGAGGCTCCAGCGCTCCCTCGACCTGGAGGAGGCCCGGCTGGCGGATGCCTGAGCGGCGCTCGGCGAGGCTCCGCGAAGCCCGACGATGCAGGGACTTGGGGCTCCTCGCCCTGACGACCGCCGTCTGACAGCTCAACCGATTGCGTTTCGGAGCCGGTCAACGGCTTCCGCCAGATCGTTGAAAGCCTTGTTCTCCTGCTGCCCGGTAGTACGGGAAGCCGACAAGATGCTGTCGCGACCTCCGCGGATCCGAGCGTAGGCGTCAAAGCAGATGAGGACCTCTTGCACCAACTCCCGGGACGAGAACTGGGGCACGGAGGGCAGATCACTCTGCGGCGACATCATCAATCTCCTTCCCTGAGCAGCACAGGAACTCAGCGGAACTCGGCCAGCCGTGGCCGCAGCCCGAGCGCGGTCAGCAGCATCGCGGCGAGCAGCAGACCGGCCGCCCACGGCAGCAGACCGCTCACCGCCGACCGGCCCGTCCGCACGGACGCCGCGAAGTGGGCCTGGTTGATGTCCGTCACCTTGTCCAGCGCGGTCATCCAGGCCCCGAAGTGCGCGTTGGACGTGCCGGGCTCCCAGCCCATGCAGAACTCCACGGCCTCCTGTTCCTTCCCGGCCGCCACCAGCGCCCGGATCTTCCGATCGTCGCGCTGGTAGACGGCGTACGTCTCCACCGTCTTCTCGGCCGCCGCCCGCTCCCCGTTGAAGGTGATGTTGTCCAGCTCGCGCCGGAACTCGCCGGTGAAGCGCAGGTCGTGGTGGTCGGACTCGTACGCATTCCAGGTGGTGGCGAGCCCGGCGTCGTACGTGGCGAGGGTCGCGCCCTGGATGCCGTACAGCTTCTGCGACTTGGCCAGGAATGCGCCCGCGTACTGGTCTCGGCGCTGGGGGTCGAGAAGGTAGCGGCTCTCATCGGCGTTGGCGTCGTAGGCGACGGCCCGGGCACGGGAGAGCGCGACGACGGAGTCGAAGGCGTCGCGGCGGGCGCCCCGCAGTTGGCCGGAGGTGGAGATCAGCATCTGCGCACCGAGGATCACCGCGAGCAGGGCGCAGACAGTGGCGGCCAGGACAGCGGGGTTGAGGATCCGCCGGAAGCGGCGGGCCAGGTACCACTGCAGGATGCCGAGCGCGGTGAGCAGCAGGACCCCGAGTGCGACGACTGCTATGAGCCGGCCGGAGAGCGTCGAGCGGGCGGCGGTGTACCGCGTCTCGAAGGAGCCGTCGTTGGACGACACCAGCACGCGTGAGGCGGGCAGGAGCCTGTTCTGCAGGAGGTCCGTAGCCCGGCGGTATTCATCGACCGCGGACGCCTTGCCGCCGCTGCGGTCGTCGCTCTCCAGCGCGCGGCCTATGAGTTCCTGGTACTCGGCGAAGTCGTCGGTGAGGGACTCGACCGTCTTCTCGTCGGCCCGGTTCCCCTGCGCCGCGACGGCCAGCGTCCGCAGGTCATGACCGATACCGCGCCGCGCGTCGCCGTAGAAGCCGACCGACTTCTCGTACGGCGTCTTCAGGCGCCCTTTCCCTGCGTCCCCGTTGGACAGCAGGATGTTGGCGGCCTGCGCGTCCATGTCGTTGAGGGCGAGGTTGAGGTCGGCTGCGCTGGTGGTGCGGGGTGCGTCACGGTCGGCCACGCCGTCCCAGGTGCCGTTCGCTGCGAGCCCGGCGACGAGAAGCAGCACGGCCAGGGCGGCGGTGAGCACAGCCGTGGCCGCGCGCAGGAGACGCAGCCGCGCGGGCACCGTGGCCCAGAAGTGGCGGCTCAGCAGGGCCCGCGCGGCCACGGCCTGCTGTCTCGGGTTCGGCCGCGGCCCCGGACCGGGATCACCCGGCCGCGATCCGCTTCCTGGCCGTGGTCCGGGGCCGCCCGGCGGCCCGACCACCTTTCGCGGTGGCTGTGCGACACCCTCTTGCGGTGTCCGCGCTGTGCCGGCCGTGATCGTCACGGTCCCTCCCAGGTCCAGCCACGGACGGTCACCCGTCCTCAGTCGCCGATCAGTCTGCGACCGGATCCGGCCACCAGCGGCAGGCCTTGATGCCTCCCTGACGGTTCCTCAGGGTTGTTTGACGGGGCGTTGACGGCACTCAGGCGAGAGCCATGTGAGTGCCGCACATTCCTTGCCGGACCGGTCAGTTACGACGTCGACCACGACCGGTGCTCCACGTGGCGCCAACACAGTGCGAGAACCACCACGTGCTGACCTCAGCCGGCGGGACTAGGGCGCACCGGCACGTGACGACAGCGTCGGATCAGGATCCTTACCGGACCCGGTCGAAGAGCCATGTCGGCGAGGTCGACGCCTGTAAACCTGAGAGGTCGTTTTCACCCGTTGTTTCATCCCGGTATGCGTAGTTGGTCCGGTGATGTCGGGTCGCGCCAGGAGATGGTGTTCTCGCCGGTGAGGC includes:
- the kdpB gene encoding potassium-transporting ATPase subunit KdpB, coding for MTTDVTNQEDAMSTATPARAPHSDVPTGHKSPEGRVGAGLFDPKQLLKSLPDACRKLDPRVMVKSPVMFVVWIGSVLTTVFSFKDPGDWFGWTISAWLWLTVIFANLAEAVAEGRGKAQADTLRKAKTDTVARRLVGESEEQVPGTELRIGDLVVCEAGDVIPGDGDVVEGVASVDESAITGESAPVIRESGGDRSAVTGGTKVLSDRIVIKITTKPGETFIDRMINLVEGAARQKTPNEIALNILLASLTIVFLLAVATLPPFADYAGTHLTMVVLVALLVCLIPTTIGALLSAIGIAGMDRLVQRNVLAMSGRAVEAAGDVSTLLLDKTGTITLGNRQASEFVPVSGTTEAGLADAAQLSSLADETPEGRSVVVLAKEKYGLRERHQGELTGAEWIAFTAQTRMSGVDVDGRKIRKGAAGSVVAWVREQGGEVSEDAGALTDRISEAGGTPLLVAVEDTDGARVLGVIHLKDVVKEGMRERFDELRRMGIKTVMITGDNPLTAKAIAEEAGVDDFLAEATPEDKMALIKREQAGGKLVAMTGDGTNDAPALAQADVGVAMNTGTSAAKEAGNMVDLDSNPTKLIEIVEIGKQLLITRGALTTFSIANDVAKYFAIIPALFAAVYPGLDKLNIMNLSSPDSAILSAVIFNALIIIALVPLSLRGVQYRPVSADKMLRRNLTIYGIGGLVAPFVGIKLIDLLISLIPGIG
- the kdpA gene encoding potassium-transporting ATPase subunit KdpA is translated as MGPVLAGVLQLLALIAALALAYVPLGNYMAKVYSSDKHWRVEKWIYKGIGANPNTEMRWPAYLRGVLAFSAVSVVFLYLLQRLQGHLPGSLGFKSIDPDQAFNTAVSFVTNTNWQSYYGEQAMGHVVQTAGLAVQNFVSAAVGIAVAVALVRGFARSRTGELGNFWSDLVRGVTRILLPLSVVAAIVLVACGAIQNFSGIHEVGQFMGGNQQWNGGAVASQEAIKEVGTNGGGYFNANSAHPFENPTPFTNLFEIFLLLVIPFALTRTFGIMVGSIRQGYAILATMATIWVGFIALMMWTEFAHHGPALQIAGGAMEGKETRFGVGASSIFAVSTTLTSTGAVDSFHSSFTGLGGGITMLGMQLGEIAPGGTGSGLYGMLVMAIIAVFIAGLMVGRTPEYLGKKIGTREIKFAACYILITPALVLIFTAAAVALPTPGHSMTNSGAHGFSEILYAYTSAANNNGSAFAGLNADTQWFNTTLGLAMVLGRFLPMVFVLALAGSLAEQKPVPATAGTLRTEKPLFTGLLVGAILIITGLTYFPALALGPLAEGLAS
- the kdpF gene encoding K(+)-transporting ATPase subunit F; translation: MTVENVVGLVVAVALLGYLVLALIFPERF
- a CDS encoding APC family permease, with the translated sequence MSVLTVEPGATPADEEPPDTGERHRLTAVTGLAALSLDAMASVAYGPEAIVLVLAAAGAHGLGFTLPVTLAIAGLLAVLVASYRQVIAAFPDGGGSYAVAKTHLGARTSLVAAASLVLDYVLNVAVAVTAGVAALTSAFPALYGDRLWLCLAVLALITAVNLRGIVESAKVFIVPTVVFVGSIFVLIGVGLFRSAPVSTATADGHASVLAHNATTVGALLLLKAFASGCSALTGVEAIANAVPSFRVPRAKRAQHAEVALGAVLGLMLIGLSVLISRFHLQPVEGVTVLAQLADASLGHNWAFYLLQFATVILLALSANTSFGGLPVLLKLLARDNYLPHVFALRADRQVHRHGVLALAVVSAALLVFSGGDTNTLVPLFAIGVFVGFTIAQVGMVRHWRQERGRGWRGKALLNGFGALLTGVSTVVVTASKFEEGAWLVAVTLPLLVAAFVAVHRAYARIGERLGLGSIPETPHRERSLVIVPVSSLSRLTSEALTAAASLGDEVRAVTVCYPDPEDRAQLHALERSWAQWDPGVPLVRLTCESRSLGRPIAAYVREVAAAEPATQVTVLIPETEPERLWQRLLQNQRGAVVAHAVRRETDAVICRLRFRLL
- a CDS encoding ATP-binding protein is translated as MSDVRPGRLKVYLGAAPGVGKTYRMLDEGRRRAARGADVVVGFAECHGRSRTEEMLDGLEVIPRTRCSYRGGQFEEMDLAAVLARHPQVAIVDEFAHSNVPGNGRNPKRWQDIEALLAAGIDVVTALNIQHLESLNDVVEKITHVPQHQTVPDDIVRRAHQVELVDMPPDGLRRRMAHGNIYAPDKVDAALANYFRPGNLTALRQLALLWVADRVDEALQDYRSQHGIGGVWETRERVVVALTGGPEGDTLVRRAARIAARSAGGDLLAVHVARSDGLAAGVSHASLTRQRQLVEDLGGSYHSVVGDDIASALVDFARAENATQLVLGTSRRGRLERFLTGPGTGETVTALSGDIDVHRVTHERAGRGTLLPSRRRTLSTARQIAGPVAGLVLPVLLTVVLTQVRGTVNLTSEALLFLLTVVGVACIGGVLSALIASVTASLLLNYWFIPPIGSFTLEDPNALLALGVFATVAVTVAAVVDRSLRLSRRSARATAEAETMSSLAGSIVRGGATIPALLERTRETFGMETAELVDEPPDAEDITVVPAGPEAWLALRGRTLSSSERRVLAAFAAHVGSAVERARLAEAAAEVEPVRAADRMRTALLRAVGHDLRTPLAAGWAAVTSLRSRDVEFSPEDRDELLATADESMAKLNRLVENLLDLSRLEAGVLTLNLRATTLEEVLPMALADVPGAEVRDMEEVPAVLADPPLLERVVANLVGNAARHNPPGQKVLVTASALAGRVELRVVDRGPGLPPTGRDRLFEPFQRLGDTDNTTGLGLGLALARGLTEAMNGTLTPEDTPGGGLTMVVSLPFAEQTESVPSPTGPHHPRGARNVGGA